A region of the Ananas comosus cultivar F153 unplaced genomic scaffold, ASM154086v1, whole genome shotgun sequence genome:
cagagaaatgagggagagggagagatgagaagggcgggaagacgagaaggacgagagaggcatGCTCGTGAGCGGTGGAGAAGAtcggaagaaaagaaagaaaaccaaaaaaaaaatggtcgtGGGCGGCCtttggcggggttggaggctGAGATATGtgggggtgcgtggacgagAGGCACACCCGGTGAGGGGAGGGCGAGGGCTAGAGATTGAGGGTGATGAGgtgagacggaccgtttctgcctccgctccgcTCGCTCTGcgtgagaaaagagagagaaaccgcaagaggagagagaaagagaaaggagaaaaaagtaaaaaagggtattttggtcagttatGCTCGAAATAGTGgatccgaatctgcaaaaacgaaaaggtGGCCGTTTTGCAAAACCCAAaatagtggattttttatggcAAATTGGCCAACctttttctataatattttattgccatgttttaaaaataaataataaaaataaaaatattattttttattataaacttttaaaaaggctttaatttttttttgtaaattaaataaagaTGGAACTCACGCTTTTGTCGTTCCATTGTGGCCATCCCAACTGCTAATTGTATGGTAATGAACTAATACCCTAGTCTTTCAACTAAtttattttgatcctcaaacttttaatttcaacTGGTTTTTAAATTCTtgaaaatattcactttagtaatTATACCTATTTATCTTTTGTAAAACGCCATATatactaactatatatatatatatatatattatatttatatatatatatatatatatatatcattcatACCAGAATTTTACAaactttttttagattttaagtataaaaaaataatataaccggTAAAAAAATAACGACTTTTGGATAAAtaagatgtaaaatttatacttgatagtatttttataactatttaaaataaaattattgcactggtatttttatatattgtacaCTTATAGACACTGCCATTAATcgagttataattttttttctacttaaaAATTGGTTGAATAAATTGACAATAGTTGATTGATAAAGGATCAGTGTATTCGCAGTGTATGGATATGCAAATGAATTAGGCGAAaacaacaaattttaaattcaaaaatttgagaGTTCAAAGTAAAAATTGGCTTAAAGTTTGGGACTATAGTGTAATTTTCTCTCCTACAAATGCATACACACGATTCCGAGATTAAAAAGTTAGAAACCCTCTACCCCCTCCTCCGCCCCTCCCCTCTTCCTCGCGCGTGGGGCGATCGATCCCTACCCCTCGTCGATCGCGTTGTGTGGGAgcgagaggaggaagaggaggtggaggtggaggcggtggaggcggaggcggtggcgaTGTCGACCCCGGCGAGGAAGCGTCTGATGCGCGATTTCAAGCGGCTTCAGCAGGATCCCCCCGCGGGGATCAGCGGCGCCCCGCACGACAACAACATCATGCTGTGGAACGCCGTGATCTTCGGGTGAGATCCCCTTTTGATTTGGTTGGGTTTGATCT
Encoded here:
- the LOC109705289 gene encoding uncharacterized protein LOC109705289, translated to MHTHDSEIKKLETLYPLLRPSPLPRAWGDRSLPLVDRVVWEREEEEEVEVEAVEAEAVAMSTPARKRLMRDFKRLQQDPPAGISGAPHDNNIMLWNAVIFGPDDTPWDGGELMMISKIRLILAIEICFH